One window of the Chloroflexota bacterium genome contains the following:
- a CDS encoding (2Fe-2S)-binding protein — protein sequence MATTREVQLRVNGMTYNATVEARKTLVDFLREDLGLTGTHVGCEHGVCGACTILLNGETARSCIMLAVQADGAELMTVEGLANPDGTLHPIQQAFRDEHGLQCGFCTPGFLMTTYELLQTIPDPSADEIKDWLSGNICRCTGYKDILESVQLAAARLRGENPVPTSQREHA from the coding sequence GTGGCCACCACGCGCGAGGTCCAGCTCCGCGTCAACGGCATGACGTACAATGCAACCGTCGAGGCGCGGAAGACGCTCGTGGACTTTCTCCGCGAGGACCTGGGGCTCACCGGCACGCACGTCGGCTGCGAGCACGGCGTGTGCGGCGCCTGCACGATCCTGTTGAACGGCGAAACGGCTCGCTCCTGCATCATGCTGGCCGTGCAGGCCGATGGCGCGGAGCTGATGACAGTGGAGGGGCTGGCGAACCCCGACGGCACCCTCCATCCCATCCAGCAGGCCTTTCGCGATGAGCACGGGCTCCAGTGCGGGTTCTGCACCCCCGGCTTCCTCATGACCACCTACGAGCTGCTCCAGACGATTCCGGATCCGTCGGCGGACGAGATCAAGGACTGGCTCTCGGGCAACATCTGCCGCTGCACGGGCTACAAAGACATCCTGGAATCGGTGCAGCTCGCCGCCGCCCGGCTGCGCGGCGAAAACCCGGTCCCCACGTCCCAGCGCGAGCACGCGTGA
- a CDS encoding ABC transporter ATP-binding protein, whose protein sequence is MQPVYLELRDVVKRFGRVTAVDHVSFNVRQGEVLTLLGPSGCGKTTTLRMVAGFERPDAGEIEIQSRLVSSSARRLNVAPEKRGLGMVFQSYAVWPHMSVFDNVAYPLTLRRVPRAEVKERVEQTLELVGLSGLAHRPSLLLSGGQQQRVALARALVYSPSILLLDEPLSNLDAKLRNQMRIELKRLQERVSVTVLFVTHDQIEAMSLSTRLAVMNQGRIEQIGSPQEVYERPSTPFVEDFLGRVVRFHGTIVDRSWKGLLVELDSVGARVTVEADDSLAPGQRVLVAIRPEDLDLSRRGEGSGDHSIRCAVERLLYLGSECEVLLRAGSELFTLTVPRARSADVGQTVDLSLPPEHLRVWATGRTALQVAGLGEEGEAPVESALAAPGTNGAPV, encoded by the coding sequence TTGCAGCCGGTCTATTTGGAGCTTCGCGACGTCGTGAAACGGTTCGGCCGCGTGACCGCTGTCGACCACGTCTCGTTCAACGTCCGGCAGGGCGAGGTCCTCACGCTGCTCGGGCCCAGCGGGTGCGGCAAGACCACTACGCTCCGAATGGTCGCCGGCTTCGAGCGTCCGGACGCCGGAGAGATCGAGATCCAGAGTCGCCTCGTCTCGTCGAGCGCGCGCCGCCTGAACGTCGCGCCCGAGAAACGCGGCCTGGGAATGGTGTTCCAATCGTACGCCGTGTGGCCGCACATGAGCGTGTTCGACAACGTGGCCTATCCCCTGACCCTTCGTCGCGTACCCCGCGCCGAGGTGAAGGAACGCGTCGAGCAGACCCTGGAGCTGGTGGGGCTCTCCGGACTCGCGCACCGCCCATCTCTGCTCCTGAGCGGCGGGCAGCAGCAGCGGGTGGCGCTGGCGCGCGCGCTGGTGTACTCGCCCAGCATTCTTCTCCTCGACGAGCCGTTGAGCAATCTCGACGCCAAGCTTCGCAATCAGATGCGGATCGAGCTGAAACGCCTCCAGGAGCGCGTCTCCGTCACCGTGCTCTTCGTGACCCATGACCAGATCGAGGCGATGTCGCTGTCCACCCGGCTTGCCGTGATGAACCAGGGCCGCATCGAGCAGATCGGCTCGCCTCAGGAAGTCTACGAGCGACCTTCCACCCCCTTTGTCGAAGACTTCCTCGGACGCGTCGTGCGGTTCCACGGCACCATCGTTGACCGAAGCTGGAAGGGCCTGCTCGTCGAGCTGGATTCGGTCGGAGCGCGCGTCACGGTGGAGGCCGACGACTCCTTGGCCCCGGGTCAGCGGGTGCTCGTGGCCATCCGACCGGAAGACCTCGATCTCAGCAGACGTGGTGAGGGAAGCGGCGATCATTCGATTCGCTGCGCCGTCGAGCGGCTGCTGTATCTCGGCAGCGAATGCGAGGTACTGCTCCGCGCGGGCTCCGAGCTGTTCACCCTCACGGTTCCTCGCGCGCGCTCCGCCGACGTCGGCCAGACGGTTGACCTGTCTCTGCCGCCCGAGCACCTGCGCGTCTGGGCCACCGGCCGCACGGCGCTTCAAGTCGCCGGACTCGGAGAGGAGGGTGAGGCGCCCGTGGAGAGCGCGCTCGCCGCTCCGGGCACGAACGGCGCCCCCGTCTAG
- a CDS encoding xanthine dehydrogenase family protein subunit M produces MKPARFDYFDPRSLEEALALLDRHDGDAKVIAGGQSLMPLLNMRLARPAVLVDLNRIEGSGYVRAWNGGVAIGMTARQRSLHRDPLVTARFPIMAEAALSIGHPQIRSRGTVCGSLAHADPAAEIPALALALDAEMIASSSKGQRTVPAAEFFVGFLTTALAPNEVLSEVRFPAPEPDMAWSFTEVSRRHGDFALVGAVAGLALDPDRAAIARARLVYFGVGPTPQRVADAERALVGQPPGDRAFADAGAVVSDQLDPEDDLHASAAYRRSVAGALTRRTLSQAWQKLAQ; encoded by the coding sequence TTGAAACCAGCACGTTTTGACTATTTCGACCCGCGTTCCCTGGAGGAAGCGCTGGCGCTCCTCGACCGGCACGATGGCGACGCGAAGGTCATCGCGGGCGGTCAGAGCCTCATGCCGCTCCTCAATATGCGCCTTGCGCGCCCCGCCGTCCTGGTCGACCTCAATCGGATCGAGGGGTCCGGCTATGTGCGCGCGTGGAACGGCGGCGTCGCGATTGGCATGACCGCGCGCCAGCGCTCGCTCCATCGCGACCCGCTCGTCACCGCGCGCTTTCCGATCATGGCCGAAGCCGCCCTCTCCATCGGTCACCCGCAGATCCGCAGTCGCGGAACCGTTTGCGGAAGCTTGGCGCACGCCGACCCCGCGGCCGAGATCCCGGCGCTCGCGCTGGCGCTCGACGCCGAGATGATCGCGTCCAGCTCGAAAGGTCAGCGCACCGTGCCGGCCGCGGAGTTCTTCGTCGGCTTTCTCACGACCGCGCTCGCTCCGAACGAGGTCCTGTCCGAAGTGCGGTTCCCCGCGCCCGAGCCGGACATGGCCTGGTCGTTCACGGAGGTGAGCCGGCGCCATGGGGACTTCGCCCTGGTGGGCGCGGTCGCGGGGCTCGCGCTCGATCCCGATCGCGCGGCGATCGCGCGGGCGCGCCTGGTGTACTTCGGTGTCGGCCCGACGCCGCAGCGCGTGGCGGACGCCGAGCGAGCGCTGGTGGGGCAGCCGCCGGGTGACCGGGCATTCGCGGATGCGGGCGCGGTCGTGAGCGACCAGCTCGATCCTGAGGATGACCTCCACGCGTCGGCCGCGTACCGTCGTTCGGTGGCCGGCGCCCTGACCCGTCGAACCCTGAGCCAGGCCTGGCAGAAGCTCGCCCAGTGA
- a CDS encoding cupin domain-containing protein, whose translation MIERERERVRQREYYDQLITDLREERERSYSGKVVVRAKEEPWVMTRQALVKYFLWPSRHSDQPPQTALDDWIVFVQDIKQHSGKHRHQGGLVIYILEGEGYSVVEGERHDWEAGDLLLLPMKPGGVEHQHFNKDDARPAKWIAFICPTIFSWGGSEMVQMELHPEFQERSDRG comes from the coding sequence GTGATCGAGCGCGAGCGCGAGCGGGTCCGTCAGCGCGAGTATTACGACCAGCTCATCACCGACCTCCGGGAGGAGCGGGAGCGATCGTACAGCGGCAAGGTGGTGGTCCGCGCCAAGGAAGAGCCGTGGGTCATGACTCGTCAGGCGCTCGTCAAGTACTTCCTCTGGCCCTCTCGGCACTCGGACCAGCCGCCGCAGACCGCCCTCGACGACTGGATCGTGTTCGTTCAGGACATCAAGCAGCACTCCGGGAAGCATCGCCACCAGGGCGGGCTCGTCATCTACATCCTCGAGGGCGAAGGGTATTCCGTCGTCGAAGGCGAGCGCCACGACTGGGAGGCCGGCGACCTGCTGCTTTTGCCCATGAAGCCCGGCGGGGTCGAGCACCAGCACTTCAACAAGGACGACGCCAGGCCCGCCAAGTGGATCGCCTTCATCTGTCCGACCATCTTCTCCTGGGGAGGGAGCGAGATGGTCCAGATGGAGCTGCACCCAGAGTTCCAGGAGCGATCAGACCGGGGGTGA
- a CDS encoding extracellular solute-binding protein, which produces MRQFAPVFIVVLGALLLACTQAPRTGSAPQTSGGTQTSASSEWDQIVAAAKREGKVVVVGPQGSDARDALVEGFQQKYPDIEVDYSGLSGSEVAPKLINEQAANQHLTDLAITGTTTVIEALRPADAVVPIKDYLVGPNVRDTSVWRDGKLNFADDAGQYNLVFSAYVKEAFVYNPTMIAPGEITSYRDLLDSKWRGKIVFRNPTTPGGGLAAATFFYATDSLGKDFLGQLLKQDVVISTDDRQVLDWVARGQYPIAFGPSNVLTNEYIERGLPVKLMSGDNIQEGSYLTAGNGTLAVLRDVPHPNALKVYLDWLLSKDGQADWTREIGFASLRRDVPHPNVDPILVPQEGVEYQANHMESYVKMRSEIVAFIKSVLPQ; this is translated from the coding sequence GTGCGGCAATTCGCTCCCGTGTTCATCGTTGTCCTCGGCGCCCTGCTCCTCGCATGCACGCAGGCGCCCCGCACGGGCTCTGCCCCGCAGACCTCCGGGGGCACGCAGACCAGCGCATCATCCGAGTGGGACCAGATCGTGGCCGCCGCGAAACGCGAGGGTAAGGTCGTCGTCGTCGGACCGCAGGGAAGCGACGCCCGGGACGCGCTCGTCGAAGGGTTTCAGCAGAAGTATCCCGACATCGAAGTCGACTACAGCGGGCTCTCCGGGTCGGAGGTTGCGCCCAAGCTCATCAATGAGCAGGCCGCAAATCAGCACCTCACCGATCTCGCCATCACCGGCACGACGACGGTCATCGAGGCGCTCCGCCCCGCCGACGCGGTCGTTCCGATCAAGGACTATCTCGTCGGACCCAACGTGCGCGACACCTCGGTCTGGCGAGATGGCAAGCTGAATTTCGCCGACGACGCGGGCCAATACAACCTGGTCTTCAGCGCATACGTGAAAGAGGCGTTCGTCTATAACCCGACGATGATCGCCCCGGGCGAGATCACCAGTTACCGCGACCTGCTCGATTCGAAATGGCGCGGCAAGATCGTGTTCCGCAATCCCACGACCCCGGGCGGGGGACTCGCCGCGGCGACCTTCTTCTACGCGACCGACTCTCTCGGGAAGGACTTCCTCGGCCAGCTTCTGAAGCAAGACGTTGTCATCTCGACGGACGACCGGCAGGTGCTGGACTGGGTGGCCCGGGGTCAATACCCCATCGCCTTCGGGCCCAGCAACGTGCTCACGAACGAGTACATCGAGCGCGGCCTGCCGGTGAAGCTGATGAGTGGCGACAACATTCAGGAGGGCTCGTACCTCACGGCGGGAAATGGGACCCTCGCCGTGCTGCGCGATGTCCCCCACCCGAACGCGTTGAAGGTGTACCTGGACTGGCTGCTCTCGAAGGATGGGCAGGCGGACTGGACCCGCGAGATCGGCTTTGCGAGCCTGCGACGCGACGTGCCCCACCCCAACGTCGACCCCATCCTCGTCCCTCAGGAAGGGGTCGAGTACCAGGCCAACCACATGGAATCGTACGTGAAGATGCGAAGCGAGATCGTCGCGTTCATCAAGAGCGTCCTGCCTCAATAG
- a CDS encoding endonuclease/exonuclease/phosphatase family protein produces the protein MEEEQTSRPRLLRVATWNMDHWKRTVSAREAGWVKLTELAIDIALLQETVPPRSIARDRVVYRPIGGRRGWGSAVVAVCPNYAVDEIDVVRTRYSPQLFSMLGSVPGAVVVARTTVPDFGSVAFVSVYGMIEVYAQTTMFRIVADLIPLFDSPEGQHVVLGGDFNVSTASNPDKPEWKRYDAILRAVEALGLVHLAEVVPERPPAPPCCSCHEPACRHLITFNGSQMDYLYATPELAKRAQRLLLPADTSVLSDHVPIVCEFDLTTPLLRTEWDPRSFAALLAERFGLAAGVVVENLLVWVNRKQDDLQRLGYRDIRLDRLPFVNRGTETEMYFQLDRRNSKGFQWTCSIRSDGNVVIQFQHMSAPFDNLETRRRIWERLTAIPGVRLEPRLNGRPTFLLTALTGEQELGLFVQVLDYIVDETLGASRDRPHQQYEAEASQATESAVAPSPFEEESA, from the coding sequence ATGGAGGAGGAGCAGACAAGCCGTCCACGCCTTCTGCGTGTCGCGACGTGGAACATGGACCACTGGAAACGGACCGTGTCAGCACGCGAAGCCGGTTGGGTGAAACTCACAGAGCTCGCCATTGATATCGCTCTGCTGCAGGAGACCGTTCCGCCGCGGTCTATCGCCCGAGATCGTGTCGTCTATCGTCCGATCGGCGGGAGACGCGGCTGGGGGTCAGCGGTCGTGGCAGTTTGTCCCAACTACGCCGTTGATGAGATCGATGTCGTCCGGACCCGCTATTCCCCGCAGCTTTTTTCGATGCTCGGTAGCGTGCCCGGCGCGGTGGTGGTGGCCAGGACGACTGTTCCTGACTTTGGCTCGGTCGCGTTCGTGAGCGTCTACGGAATGATCGAGGTATATGCCCAGACGACCATGTTCCGCATCGTTGCCGATCTCATACCGCTCTTCGATTCCCCCGAGGGTCAACATGTTGTTCTGGGTGGCGACTTCAACGTATCCACAGCTAGCAACCCCGACAAGCCCGAATGGAAGCGATATGACGCAATCCTGCGTGCAGTGGAAGCTCTGGGCCTCGTGCATCTTGCGGAAGTCGTTCCGGAACGTCCGCCCGCCCCGCCGTGCTGCTCATGTCATGAGCCAGCGTGCAGGCATCTGATCACATTCAACGGGTCGCAGATGGATTACCTTTACGCCACGCCAGAGCTAGCGAAGCGCGCTCAGCGGCTTTTACTTCCGGCAGATACGTCAGTCCTGAGCGACCATGTGCCGATCGTTTGCGAATTCGATCTGACGACCCCTCTTCTGCGAACCGAGTGGGATCCTCGGTCGTTCGCCGCCTTGCTGGCAGAGCGATTCGGTCTCGCAGCCGGTGTTGTGGTTGAGAACCTCTTGGTATGGGTCAATCGCAAACAGGATGACCTTCAGCGCCTGGGCTACCGGGATATCCGCCTGGACCGTCTGCCATTCGTCAATCGTGGCACCGAGACCGAAATGTATTTCCAACTCGATCGACGAAACAGCAAAGGCTTCCAGTGGACATGCAGCATTCGCTCCGATGGAAACGTAGTGATCCAATTCCAGCACATGTCTGCGCCCTTTGACAATCTAGAAACCCGCCGGCGGATCTGGGAGCGACTGACCGCAATCCCTGGGGTTCGTCTGGAGCCTCGCCTAAATGGTCGCCCTACGTTTCTGCTGACCGCTTTGACAGGCGAGCAAGAACTCGGTCTGTTCGTCCAGGTGCTGGACTACATCGTAGATGAGACGCTCGGCGCATCGAGGGACCGCCCGCACCAACAATATGAGGCGGAGGCTTCTCAGGCAACAGAGTCCGCGGTTGCCCCTTCCCCGTTCGAGGAGGAAAGCGCGTAA
- a CDS encoding xanthine dehydrogenase family protein molybdopterin-binding subunit — MAVTDGAMGGPEALPIAQPRYVGKDVPRVEDPLLLTGRAEYGDNVRLPGMLHAAILRSPHAHARIVRIDASRAAALPGVAAILTGEEVKAWSQPVFGVPEGWTGYALATEKVHWVGEPVAMVAATDRYIAEDALELIDVEYEPLDPVVDPERAIAGPPFVLEGKESNVAYQRHFEFGDVAKAFGEADLIVEERFRWNRTSGNPIETCVCIADWDPYSNMLTVRGSHRSPHLILPALVTSLGMPSNQIRIVQSPLGGSFGVKTFARYIVLVCLMAKKLGGRPVKWTEDRLEHLIGNSSHAWDRRHECALAVKRDGTITGFRMRMVDDFGAFAEWLGVGMVLKPMISFSGCYKIPCFDYECVAVLTNKVPQGPYRGFGLPSHYWILEQLIDIAAARLGIDPVEMRRRNFVPMDEFPYTLPSGNVYDSGNYAGSLDLLLEKSGHAELRREVEAARAEGRLVGLSVVSSIEPGLTGPPMLVHLSPRIFTRTASPEGVLIRMDAFGKVIVEVGFPWGGQSQHSFVRQIVADYFNLTPGDVQVVTVDSLVMQPGTGPISSSVAIALSGAVMGGLVRLTDKLKQGAAVMLEVHADDLELFDGQLRVKGAPDRGVPVARVAGFMLMRPDLLPEGVDGSAEATYVWNPPDRALPDEQGRGTYSVTAAGALHLCMVEVDRDTGQVRILKYVMVDDCGTRLNPSVVSGMLQGGLAHGIGNALLEEYVYDENGQILTSTYMDYLLPTIHEVPMAEEYPMVTPSPITALGVKGIGEAAIHTTPAAVLCAINDALSPLGVRITEAPATPLRVWRAIQGAST; from the coding sequence ATGGCAGTGACCGACGGCGCCATGGGGGGGCCGGAAGCCCTGCCGATCGCGCAGCCCCGCTACGTGGGGAAGGACGTCCCCCGCGTGGAAGACCCGCTCCTGCTGACTGGGCGCGCGGAGTACGGAGACAACGTCCGCCTACCGGGGATGCTGCACGCGGCGATCCTCCGGAGTCCCCACGCCCACGCCCGCATCGTTCGAATCGACGCCTCGCGCGCCGCCGCGCTGCCCGGCGTCGCGGCGATCCTCACCGGTGAAGAGGTGAAGGCCTGGTCGCAGCCGGTCTTCGGCGTTCCCGAGGGGTGGACGGGCTACGCCCTGGCCACGGAGAAGGTGCACTGGGTGGGCGAACCGGTGGCGATGGTCGCGGCGACGGACCGCTACATCGCTGAGGACGCGCTCGAGCTCATCGACGTGGAGTACGAGCCGCTCGATCCGGTCGTCGACCCCGAGCGCGCCATCGCCGGTCCCCCCTTCGTGCTGGAGGGGAAGGAGAGCAACGTTGCCTATCAGCGCCACTTCGAGTTCGGCGACGTCGCGAAGGCCTTCGGCGAGGCGGACCTGATCGTCGAGGAGCGGTTTCGCTGGAACCGGACCAGCGGCAATCCCATAGAGACGTGCGTCTGCATCGCCGATTGGGACCCGTATTCGAACATGCTGACGGTTCGGGGGAGCCATCGCTCCCCGCACCTCATCCTCCCCGCGCTCGTTACGTCCCTCGGAATGCCGTCGAACCAGATCCGCATCGTCCAGTCGCCGCTGGGCGGCAGCTTCGGCGTGAAGACCTTCGCGCGGTACATCGTGCTGGTGTGCCTCATGGCCAAGAAGCTGGGCGGTCGGCCGGTGAAGTGGACGGAGGACCGGCTGGAGCACCTGATCGGGAACAGCAGCCACGCCTGGGACCGGCGCCACGAATGCGCCCTCGCGGTGAAGCGCGATGGGACGATCACCGGTTTTCGCATGCGCATGGTCGACGACTTCGGCGCCTTTGCGGAGTGGCTCGGCGTCGGCATGGTGCTGAAACCGATGATCTCCTTCAGCGGCTGCTACAAGATCCCCTGCTTCGACTACGAGTGCGTGGCCGTCCTCACGAACAAGGTGCCGCAGGGCCCGTATCGGGGCTTCGGGCTCCCGTCCCACTACTGGATCCTGGAGCAGCTCATCGACATCGCGGCCGCGCGCCTCGGCATTGATCCCGTCGAGATGCGGCGTCGCAACTTCGTGCCGATGGACGAGTTCCCCTACACGCTTCCCTCCGGCAACGTCTACGACAGCGGCAACTACGCCGGCAGCCTCGATCTGCTCCTCGAGAAGTCCGGTCACGCGGAGCTCCGGCGCGAGGTAGAGGCTGCCCGGGCCGAGGGTCGGCTCGTCGGCCTCAGCGTGGTCTCCAGTATCGAGCCCGGCCTGACCGGCCCGCCCATGCTGGTGCACCTCTCGCCGCGGATCTTCACGCGCACGGCCTCGCCCGAGGGGGTGCTCATCCGCATGGACGCCTTCGGGAAGGTGATCGTCGAGGTCGGGTTTCCGTGGGGCGGGCAGAGCCAGCACTCCTTCGTGCGCCAGATCGTCGCCGACTACTTCAACCTCACCCCGGGAGACGTCCAGGTCGTCACGGTCGATAGCCTCGTGATGCAGCCGGGCACTGGCCCGATCTCCAGCTCGGTGGCCATCGCCCTCAGCGGCGCCGTCATGGGCGGGCTCGTGCGACTGACGGACAAGCTGAAGCAGGGCGCGGCGGTCATGCTCGAGGTGCACGCCGACGACCTCGAGCTGTTCGACGGCCAGCTCCGCGTGAAGGGCGCGCCAGACCGGGGCGTGCCCGTGGCGCGGGTGGCCGGGTTCATGCTGATGCGGCCAGACCTCCTGCCGGAAGGAGTCGACGGGAGCGCAGAGGCGACGTACGTCTGGAACCCGCCGGACCGGGCGCTCCCCGACGAGCAAGGACGCGGCACGTACAGCGTGACGGCCGCCGGCGCCCTCCACCTGTGCATGGTGGAGGTGGACCGGGACACCGGCCAGGTCAGGATCCTGAAGTACGTGATGGTGGATGACTGCGGGACGCGCCTCAACCCCAGCGTCGTGTCGGGCATGCTCCAGGGCGGACTGGCCCACGGCATCGGGAACGCGCTTCTGGAAGAGTACGTGTACGACGAGAACGGCCAGATCCTGACGTCGACGTACATGGACTACCTGCTCCCCACCATCCACGAAGTACCGATGGCGGAGGAGTACCCGATGGTGACACCCTCGCCCATCACCGCGCTTGGGGTGAAGGGGATCGGCGAGGCGGCGATCCACACCACGCCGGCGGCCGTCCTCTGCGCGATCAACGACGCGCTGAGCCCGCTCGGCGTGCGAATCACAGAGGCGCCCGCGACGCCGCTGCGGGTATGGCGGGCCATTCAGGGGGCGTCGACGTGA
- a CDS encoding iron ABC transporter permease has product MADVAVPIEGRAFARNIQWSAVLMTLLLGIVAFAVLAPLAMMLLSSFQLSAPGRPVVYGLDGWARVISDPSIASAFANSISLSVVREAIALVIGVCLAWLIARTDLPGKSVLEFVFWIAFFLPPLPVAIGWILLLDGKFGIVNQWLGMLPFGIGPVFNIYSFWGIIWVHLTTTLGVKVLLLAPAFRNLDAAMEEASRSCGGSTVGTLFRIVVPLMAPAIIVSTVLGLIRSLEAFEIELLLGVPIGLYVYSTKIRDLVQFEPPQYAPASALGVAFLAILLALVWFQRWFLGRRMYRTIGGRGFSTRLTALGRARWPLFAVVVLLALVITLVPVSVLVMGTFMRAFGYFNIPDPWTLQHWQRVLRDPLLVRSFQNTLIVGFGSAAFGVAFYGLVAYVIVKTRFYGRALLDLLSWLPWAIPGILMGLALLWTVFRTPFLLPLYGTIYLLILALVIKSMPLGVQLTKSVLLQLGDELEEASRIAGGSWVLTYRRVVLPLLGPTLVTVGVVCFMSAARDISTIVLLGSSQSRTLSLLALDFAYGGQLERGTVVAVLTVAMIVVAAFIARLFGGKIGIASQ; this is encoded by the coding sequence GTGGCTGACGTCGCCGTCCCGATAGAGGGCCGCGCCTTTGCGCGGAACATCCAGTGGAGCGCGGTGCTCATGACGCTCCTCCTGGGGATCGTCGCCTTCGCCGTGCTCGCACCGCTGGCCATGATGCTTCTCAGCAGCTTTCAGCTCTCCGCCCCGGGGCGGCCCGTCGTCTACGGACTCGACGGCTGGGCGCGCGTCATCAGCGACCCCTCAATCGCGTCGGCCTTCGCGAACTCCATCTCGCTCTCCGTCGTTCGGGAGGCCATCGCCCTGGTTATCGGTGTCTGCCTCGCCTGGCTCATCGCGCGCACCGACCTCCCTGGGAAGAGCGTGCTCGAGTTCGTGTTCTGGATCGCGTTCTTTCTGCCGCCGCTCCCCGTTGCGATCGGCTGGATCCTGTTGCTCGACGGCAAGTTCGGCATCGTGAACCAGTGGCTCGGCATGCTGCCGTTTGGGATCGGGCCCGTCTTCAACATCTACTCATTCTGGGGAATCATCTGGGTCCACCTCACGACCACCCTCGGCGTCAAGGTGCTGCTGCTGGCGCCGGCCTTTCGGAACCTCGACGCTGCCATGGAGGAGGCGTCGCGGAGCTGCGGCGGCAGCACGGTCGGGACGCTGTTCCGAATCGTCGTGCCCCTGATGGCGCCCGCCATCATCGTGTCCACAGTCCTCGGGCTGATCCGCTCGCTGGAGGCCTTCGAGATCGAGCTGCTTCTGGGCGTGCCCATCGGCCTGTACGTGTATTCCACGAAGATCCGCGACCTGGTCCAGTTCGAGCCGCCCCAGTATGCGCCGGCCTCTGCCCTGGGCGTCGCGTTCCTCGCGATCTTGCTCGCCCTCGTCTGGTTCCAGCGGTGGTTCCTCGGACGCCGAATGTATCGAACGATCGGCGGGCGCGGCTTCAGCACACGGCTGACGGCGCTCGGACGCGCTCGTTGGCCCCTCTTCGCGGTGGTCGTGCTTCTCGCCCTGGTCATCACCCTCGTCCCTGTGTCCGTCCTCGTGATGGGGACCTTCATGCGCGCCTTCGGCTACTTCAACATCCCGGACCCCTGGACCCTCCAGCACTGGCAGCGCGTGCTCCGCGACCCGCTCCTCGTCCGCTCGTTCCAGAACACGCTCATCGTCGGGTTCGGATCCGCGGCCTTCGGCGTGGCCTTCTACGGCCTCGTCGCGTACGTGATCGTGAAGACGCGCTTCTACGGACGCGCGCTGCTGGACCTGCTCTCGTGGCTGCCCTGGGCGATCCCCGGGATTCTGATGGGCCTGGCGCTGCTGTGGACCGTGTTCCGAACCCCGTTCCTGCTGCCGTTGTACGGCACGATCTACCTGCTGATCCTCGCCCTGGTGATCAAGAGCATGCCGCTTGGGGTTCAGCTCACGAAGAGCGTGCTGCTGCAGCTCGGCGACGAGCTGGAAGAGGCCTCGCGCATCGCTGGCGGCTCCTGGGTGCTCACCTACCGCCGCGTCGTGCTCCCGCTCCTCGGCCCGACGCTGGTGACGGTGGGGGTTGTGTGCTTCATGTCGGCCGCGCGCGACATCAGCACCATCGTCCTGTTGGGGTCGAGCCAGTCGCGGACGCTGTCGCTCCTCGCGCTCGACTTCGCATATGGGGGTCAGCTCGAGCGGGGGACGGTGGTGGCGGTGCTCACCGTGGCCATGATCGTCGTCGCCGCGTTCATCGCGCGCCTCTTCGGCGGCAAGATCGGCATCGCCAGCCAGTAA
- a CDS encoding thiamine pyrophosphate-dependent enzyme, with protein sequence MDRYDCLKLLADRLIDDQMLVVTSLSTNTSVFASLRKSGPGFYGLNMGLCTGFAVGVSLAFPKRKVIALDSDGSMMEDTSVLITIGDVNPKNLVVIVFDNQAYARMGPTATARNANLAQMAQGAGIETTRTVRTIGEFEEAVTAALKGDGPSFLVAKVEAETTRARATNPRRTYGRAMREAFIDEIMKFPDYRGPGAAAAPSD encoded by the coding sequence TTGGATCGGTACGATTGTCTGAAGCTGCTCGCCGACCGGCTCATCGACGATCAAATGCTCGTCGTGACGAGCCTCTCGACGAACACGAGCGTCTTCGCATCCCTCCGAAAGAGCGGCCCGGGCTTCTACGGGCTGAATATGGGGCTGTGCACCGGCTTCGCCGTCGGCGTGAGCCTTGCCTTCCCCAAGCGCAAGGTGATCGCCCTGGACTCTGATGGCAGCATGATGGAGGACACCAGCGTCCTCATCACCATCGGCGACGTCAACCCGAAGAACCTCGTCGTGATCGTCTTCGACAACCAAGCGTACGCGCGGATGGGCCCGACCGCCACCGCGCGCAACGCGAACCTCGCACAGATGGCGCAGGGCGCGGGCATCGAGACGACCCGCACCGTCCGCACCATCGGAGAATTCGAGGAGGCCGTGACGGCGGCGCTCAAAGGCGACGGCCCGAGCTTCCTCGTCGCGAAGGTGGAGGCAGAAACGACGCGCGCCCGGGCCACGAACCCGCGCCGGACGTACGGCCGCGCGATGCGCGAGGCCTTTATCGACGAGATCATGAAGTTTCCGGACTATCGCGGGCCGGGCGCGGCGGCCGCCCCGTCCGACTGA